Genomic window (Vicinamibacterales bacterium):
CGCGCTGCTCGCCGTGCTCCTGCCGAAGGCCGACCAGCTGCACAAGGTCACGATCATCCCGCGCGGGATGGCGCTCGGCCTCACGACGCAGCTGCCGCTCGACGAGAAGCACAACTACTCGAAGGTGTACCTGATGGATCGCATCGCGATCCTGCTCGGCGGCCGTATCGCCGAGGAGCTCACGACCGGCGACGTGACCACCGGCGCGGGCAACGACCTCGAGCGGGCCACCGAGATGGCGCGCAAGATGGTCTGCGAGTGGGGCATGAGCGAGGTCATGGGCCCGCTCACCTTCGGCAAGAAGGAAGAGCAGATCTTCCTCGGCCGCGAGATCGCACAACAGCAGGACTACAGCGGGGTCACCGCCGAGCGCATCGACCAGGAAGTCAAGCGCATCATCAGCGAGAACTACGAGAAGGCGACGAAGCTGCTCACCGACAACAAGGCGTCGCTCGTGGCGATCGCCGAGGCGCTGCTGACCCGCGAGTCGCTCGACGGCGAGCAGGTGAAGCGCATCGCCAGCGGCCTGCCGATCGACGAACCCCCCGTGGCGCCGCCCGCGCCGGCTGCGCCGTCCGAGGACGTGCGGGAGCGGACCCACAAGGAGCGGGCGCCGCTCCTGCCGATCGCTCCGAAGCCGCTCGCTCAGGGCTGACCTCCCCAATCGCACGCCGGCGTTTCGCCGGCGTGCGGACCGCTCCCCGCGCCGCCGCATGATCGCGCCGAGAGCTCCGTTCACCCTCCCCCTGCCCGGCCGCCCGGCTCTCGTGCTGGGATCCCGCACGCTCGTGATGGGCGTGCTCAACGTCACCCCGGACTCCTTCTCCGACGGGGGGCGCGCGCTGGACCCGGAACGGGCGCTCGACCGCGCCCTGGCCATGGAGGCGGCCGGCGCGGATCTCCTCGACATCGGCGCGGAGTCCACGCGGCCCGGGGCGTCCCCCGTGCCGGCCCGCGAGGAGCGGCTCCGCCTGCTTCCCGTGCTCCGCCGGCTGCACCGGGTCCGTATTCCGCTGTCGATCGACACCACCAAGGCCGAGGTCGCCAGGTTCGGCCTGGACGAAGGCGCCAGCATCGTGAACGACGTCAGCGGCCTGCAGTACGACCCCGACATGGCCGGGCTCGTCGCGGTGCGGGAGGCGCCCCTGATCCTGATGCACATGCGGGGACGCCCGGAGGACATGTACGCGCGCGCCGCCTATGCCGACGTGGTGGCGGACGTGGCCCGGGATCTGACCCGGGCGGTCGAGCGTGCGGTCAGCCGCGGCGTCGGCTGGGAGCGCCTGGTCCTCGACCCCGGCATCGGCTTCGCCAAGCGCGCCGAGCACAGCGCCCGGCTCCTCGCCGGGTTCGACCGGCTGGCGTCGCTCGGACGCCCGCTCCTGGCGGGACCGTCGCGCAAGTCGTTTCTGACGAGGGCGATTGGCGACGTCCCTGCGGGCGGCCGAGACTGGGCGACGGCGGCCGCCGTCACCGCGAGCGTGCTCGGGGGGGCGCACGTCGTGCGTGTGCATGCGGTCGCCGAAATGGTGCAGGTGGTCCGGGTCGCGGATATGATCCGGGAGCACGGCGTCCCGTCCGGAGCGGACGGCGAATCCGGGCGCGCCTGACGGGTGCGTCCGGCTGCTGGCGTGGTCGAGGCCTCGCCCGAGCCCCGGAACCCGCGCCCCGAGACCGCCAGCCATGCCTTGGCTCGACGCACTCCTCGAACGCCCGCCCGTCACGTGGCGGGACCTCATCGACATCGCGATCGTGTCGATCGTGGTGTACGAGGTCCTCAAGCTGATCCGGGGGACCAGGGCCGCTCAGATGGCGGTGGCACTGGGGCTCATCGTCGGCACGTTCTACCTGTCACGGGCGCTCGAACTGCAGACGGTCAACTGGCTCATCAGGAACCTGGTCGGCTACGTGGTCTTCGCCGCCATCGTCCTGCTGCAGACCGACATCCGGCGCGCGCTCGTCCACCTGGGACGGGGGCCGTTCTTCAGGTACCTGCGGCGCGTCGAGGCCGACGAGGACGCGATCGAGGAGCTGGTGGTCGCGCTCGAGAAGCTCGCGGCCGAGCGCATCGGCGCCCTCGTGATCGTGGAGCGCGGCATCGGCCTGCGCAACCACATCGAAAGCGGCATCCTGCTCGACGCGCGCCTCACTTACGACCTCATCGTCGCAGTGTTCCAGCCCAGCTCCCCGTTGCACGACGGCGCCGTCATCGTGCAGGGGGATCGGGTGGCCGCCGCCGCGTGCTTCCTCCCCCTCAGCATCAATCCCAAGCTCGCGCGCGAGCTCGGCTCGCGCCACCGCGCCGCCGTGGGGGTCACCGAGGAGAACGACGCCGTGGCCCTGGTGGTCTCGGAGGAGACCGGCGCCGTGTCCCTGGTGGTGGACGGCCGCGTCGACCGCCACCAGGCGCCCGACCAGCTCCGGCAGCGCCTGCGGGGGCTCCTCAAGCGCTCGCAGCTCGGCGCGGAACGGCGGCTCGCTGTCGCCACGATGGACTGACGCCCGATGGCCTTGTTTCCCATCCGTCACGTCGGTCTGAA
Coding sequences:
- the cdaA gene encoding diadenylate cyclase CdaA; the protein is MPWLDALLERPPVTWRDLIDIAIVSIVVYEVLKLIRGTRAAQMAVALGLIVGTFYLSRALELQTVNWLIRNLVGYVVFAAIVLLQTDIRRALVHLGRGPFFRYLRRVEADEDAIEELVVALEKLAAERIGALVIVERGIGLRNHIESGILLDARLTYDLIVAVFQPSSPLHDGAVIVQGDRVAAAACFLPLSINPKLARELGSRHRAAVGVTEENDAVALVVSEETGAVSLVVDGRVDRHQAPDQLRQRLRGLLKRSQLGAERRLAVATMD
- the folP gene encoding dihydropteroate synthase codes for the protein MIAPRAPFTLPLPGRPALVLGSRTLVMGVLNVTPDSFSDGGRALDPERALDRALAMEAAGADLLDIGAESTRPGASPVPAREERLRLLPVLRRLHRVRIPLSIDTTKAEVARFGLDEGASIVNDVSGLQYDPDMAGLVAVREAPLILMHMRGRPEDMYARAAYADVVADVARDLTRAVERAVSRGVGWERLVLDPGIGFAKRAEHSARLLAGFDRLASLGRPLLAGPSRKSFLTRAIGDVPAGGRDWATAAAVTASVLGGAHVVRVHAVAEMVQVVRVADMIREHGVPSGADGESGRA